CGGCGCCAGAAAAATTTTTTCCACGCTCTGGACCCGGTCGCTCAAAACCGGGTCCTCGGCCAAACGGCACTTTCCCGAATCCGCCTCGCCGTATTCCGCAAACGGCAGGGTGTTCACCGGGACTCATTCCTCCATTTTTTACGCCGTCAGCGAATCGGACGGCAAAATTCTCTGGACTTACCGGTCCAACGGCCCGATCGCCTCCCGGCCCATTGCCGACGATGCGACCGTTTATTTCGGCAACAACAAGGGGACCATCTACGCGCTCGACGCCTCTTCGGGGGCAAAACGGTGGGAATATTTTGTCGGCGGCGAGGTGCTGGCCCAGCCGGCCCTTCGAGGGGGTTCCCTTTATGTGGTGACCACCAGCCGTGAGGTTTATGGTCTTGATGCGGAAAGCGGGGCGGAAAAATGGAATGCCGCCATCAAGGGTTTTGAAAATGAATTCACCATGCGCGGCAGTTCGCCGGTGGTTGTGAGCGGAGACCGCCTCTATATCGGTTTTGCCGACGGACAGGTGGTTGCCCTGTCTTCCGGAAGCGGGTCGCTTGTCTGGAGCCGCGATCTGGCGGAGGGAAACCCCGTTTTCAAGGACGTGGACGCGGCGGTTCTTGTCGATGGCGGATCGCTCTACGTGGTCGGTTATTTCGGCGCTCTGGTCCGGCTGTCCCCGGGCTCCGGTCAGGTCCTGTGGAAGAAGGAAATCCGAAGCGGCGCCGATATCGCTACGGATGAAACCACTCTTTATCTCGCCTCGGCCGATGGAAAAGCGGTTGCCTTCGACAAATCAAGCGGTGTCCGCCGCTGGGAGGTCGCTCTTGACGCAGGGACGCTCTCCGCGCCGGTTGTCATCGGCAATCATGTCCTTCTCGGCGCCGAAAACGGCAAGGGATACGTATTCGATAAAAAGGACGGCAAGGTCCTTCAAACCCTTCCGATATCCGGCGGGGTCTGGGGGAATCCATCCCTGGGAGCCTCGCGTGCTTATCTTCTCTCCGGAAGCGGCAAAATTTATTCCCTGCAAAGCGCGTCTCTTCTTTGACCGCTCATCATCCAGTCGACGGAATTGGCCAGAAAGGGGGCCTCTTCGGGATTCATGTTCTTTGACAAAAGGAAACCGATGATATCGGCCTTTTTGCCGGAGACGAGCGAGCCGATTTCATCCTGAAGGCCCAACGCCCTTGCCCCATTGAGCGTTGCGGCTTTCAGAATCTGAAGCGCCGTCAACGCGGGAAATTTTTTGCGGACGCGCCTCAACTCCTTAAGAAAATCGAGATCGGTGTTGCCGGCAATGCTGTCGGTGCCGAGTGCGACGTTGATCCCCTGGGCCAGATATTCAGCGAGAGGAAAAGATTCATGGCCAAAGTACTCATGCGAGCCGGGGCAGTGGACGATCGAAAGCGAGCGCTTTTTGATTCGCTCAAGATCTTCCGGCGTCAGATAATTTCCATGAACGATCAACAGTTTTTCAAGCGGCAGATTTTGTTTTTCCAGGTAGTCGAGCCCGCTTTTTCCTTGGTGTCTTATGTCATGCCTCCTTTCGCGGATAAACCGGGCCAATACCCCCTTTTCGGTCCGGAAATATTCCTCTTCCGTTTTGCTTTCCGCCAGATGGCAGGAGAGGGGGGCCGGTTGTTCCGTTAATACGCGGCGAAGCGTATCGGGATCCACGGCATGAACGGAGTGGGGGGAAGCGTGAAGGGTGAAACGTGAAGCGGATTGGCTGAATTCCTTT
This genomic stretch from Deltaproteobacteria bacterium harbors:
- a CDS encoding PQQ-binding-like beta-propeller repeat protein — its product is MKQNFFCGALALFILAPVAATAKSGNATGGGNATGGGGARKIFSTLWTRSLKTGSSAKRHFPESASPYSANGRVFTGTHSSIFYAVSESDGKILWTYRSNGPIASRPIADDATVYFGNNKGTIYALDASSGAKRWEYFVGGEVLAQPALRGGSLYVVTTSREVYGLDAESGAEKWNAAIKGFENEFTMRGSSPVVVSGDRLYIGFADGQVVALSSGSGSLVWSRDLAEGNPVFKDVDAAVLVDGGSLYVVGYFGALVRLSPGSGQVLWKKEIRSGADIATDETTLYLASADGKAVAFDKSSGVRRWEVALDAGTLSAPVVIGNHVLLGAENGKGYVFDKKDGKVLQTLPISGGVWGNPSLGASRAYLLSGSGKIYSLQSASLL
- a CDS encoding amidohydrolase family protein; the protein is MFLKSSHIIPIEGPNLSPGYLCVRDGVIHAVGDEFVLSMQEKGEDFIDLGKMVLLPGFVNAHCHLELTAIGPIKPPPPPFDKGGERGDFFVSWIKELVIRKNSLTEDEKIDGIKKGIARLMHSGVTCIGDHISFNTPLEAIVKSPLKGRLFGEVLGVLPEVSEDIYATFKNRQKEFSQSASRFTLHASPHSVHAVDPDTLRRVLTEQPAPLSCHLAESKTEEEYFRTEKGVLARFIRERRHDIRHQGKSGLDYLEKQNLPLEKLLIVHGNYLTPEDLERIKKRSLSIVHCPGSHEYFGHESFPLAEYLAQGINVALGTDSIAGNTDLDFLKELRRVRKKFPALTALQILKAATLNGARALGLQDEIGSLVSGKKADIIGFLLSKNMNPEEAPFLANSVDWMMSGQRRDALCRE